A genomic window from Winogradskyella sp. J14-2 includes:
- a CDS encoding LEA type 2 family protein has protein sequence MIKRILFILMICSLLFNCTVREKPQFIGIDNIKVLDSNIETITISADAEFSNPNDVGGTLQTDALKVLVNDREIATFTSKEFKVPSKDKFKIPLTVSIATDSIINKGNLGDLLGSLLSKKLKVQYKGDIKYKVLGYSSTYNIDKTEDVKIKL, from the coding sequence ATGATTAAAAGAATATTATTCATTTTGATGATTTGTTCACTTCTTTTCAACTGCACCGTTAGAGAAAAACCTCAATTTATTGGCATTGATAATATCAAGGTTTTAGATTCTAATATTGAGACTATTACCATTAGTGCAGATGCAGAGTTTAGCAACCCAAATGATGTTGGTGGCACACTTCAAACAGACGCATTAAAAGTGCTTGTTAACGATAGAGAAATAGCCACGTTTACATCAAAAGAATTTAAAGTACCTTCTAAAGACAAGTTCAAAATTCCGCTTACGGTTTCTATTGCTACAGATAGCATTATAAATAAAGGTAATCTTGGTGATTTGTTGGGTAGTTTGCTATCTAAAAAACTAAAAGTGCAATACAAAGGCGATATTAAGTATAAGGTTTTAGGCTATTCCTCTACCTATAATATTGATAAAACTGAAGACGTAAAAATTAAGTTATAG
- a CDS encoding GNAT family N-acetyltransferase — protein sequence MSKDTIVIREIEQKDNPKIAKAIRSVLIEMGVPKVGTAYEDASLDCMTETYSYPKTRYFVLAQNEAILGGAGIAPLDNFEGNVCELQKMYFMPEARGKGLGTKMMNTCLEFAKNAGFESCYLETMPYMDDARKLYKKVGFEFLEKPLGNTGHYSCTVWMLKTF from the coding sequence GTGAGTAAAGATACCATAGTTATTCGAGAAATAGAACAAAAGGATAATCCTAAAATTGCCAAGGCTATACGAAGTGTTCTGATAGAAATGGGTGTGCCAAAGGTTGGTACTGCATACGAAGATGCGTCGTTAGATTGTATGACAGAAACGTATAGTTATCCTAAAACCCGATATTTTGTTTTAGCTCAGAATGAAGCGATTCTCGGAGGTGCTGGCATTGCACCATTAGATAACTTCGAAGGCAATGTTTGCGAGTTGCAAAAAATGTATTTTATGCCAGAAGCCAGAGGAAAAGGGTTAGGGACTAAAATGATGAATACATGTTTAGAATTTGCTAAAAACGCTGGTTTTGAAAGTTGTTATTTAGAAACCATGCCTTATATGGATGATGCCAGAAAATTGTACAAAAAAGTTGGTTTCGAATTTTTAGAAAAACCACTTGGCAATACAGGCCATTATTCGTGTACCGTATGGATGCTTAAAACATTTTAA
- the prmC gene encoding peptide chain release factor N(5)-glutamine methyltransferase, translated as MKAKDLKDIFHKELDQVYGKDEVASFFHLGLEHHLNVARIKLQLEPEFTLSKSETDVFFELLEGLKQQKPIQYLLGEIEFYGLQFKVNENVLIPRPETEELVDWIINDAKSKIQNSETIKILDIGTGSGCIAISLAKHLPEAQVFAVDISESALEIAKENADRNGVEVKFIKTNILEFSLWEDVALRQKGFFDIIVSNPPYVRELEKQEIKPNVLDNEPHLALFVENENPLLFYKAITDFAVDKLKSNGSLYFEINQYLGQETKQLLVDAEFKAVELRKDLNGNDRMLKGIKQ; from the coding sequence TTGAAAGCAAAGGATTTAAAAGACATATTTCATAAAGAATTAGATCAAGTTTATGGTAAGGATGAAGTGGCGAGCTTTTTTCATCTAGGCTTAGAGCATCATCTTAATGTGGCTAGAATAAAGTTGCAATTAGAGCCTGAGTTTACTTTGTCTAAATCTGAAACTGATGTCTTTTTTGAACTTTTAGAAGGCTTAAAACAGCAAAAACCCATTCAATATTTGTTGGGTGAAATTGAGTTTTATGGATTACAATTTAAAGTGAATGAAAATGTACTCATTCCAAGACCAGAAACCGAAGAGCTTGTAGATTGGATTATAAATGATGCAAAATCTAAAATTCAAAATTCTGAAACAATAAAGATTTTAGATATAGGAACAGGTTCTGGTTGTATTGCAATTTCGTTGGCAAAGCACTTGCCAGAAGCTCAGGTTTTTGCAGTTGATATATCAGAGTCTGCTTTAGAGATAGCTAAAGAGAATGCGGATAGAAATGGTGTTGAAGTTAAGTTTATTAAAACTAATATTTTAGAATTTTCCCTTTGGGAAGATGTCGCTTTACGGCAGAAGGGCTTTTTCGATATCATCGTTTCAAATCCGCCTTACGTTCGTGAACTCGAAAAGCAAGAAATAAAGCCAAATGTTCTCGATAACGAGCCTCATTTGGCGCTTTTCGTAGAAAACGAAAATCCACTACTTTTTTATAAAGCGATAACTGATTTTGCTGTTGATAAGTTGAAGTCTAATGGCTCACTTTATTTTGAAATTAACCAGTATCTTGGACAAGAAACTAAGCAACTTTTAGTGGATGCCGAATTTAAAGCGGTTGAATTGAGAAAGGATTTAAACGGTAATGACAGAATGCTAAAAGGAATAAAACAGTAA
- the ribD gene encoding bifunctional diaminohydroxyphosphoribosylaminopyrimidine deaminase/5-amino-6-(5-phosphoribosylamino)uracil reductase RibD produces MQKHEHYIKRCLQIAKNGLGTTRPNPMVGAVIVHNDSIIGEGFTSAYGGPHAEVNAVNSVKNKSMLKDSTMYVLLEPCSHFGKTPPCSDLIIHHNIPNVVIGCIDDNLEVAGKGIAKLKAHGCNVIVGVLEAECKAHLKRFFAYHNKKRPYIILKWAETEDGFMAPETKDEQKPVWITNTYSRQLVHKWRAEEQAILVGTNTVMEDNPSLTVRDYAGENPIRIVIDKTNKLDESYKIFDSSAKTIRLTKTELNFDKPLALQICNYLHQHNINSVIIEGGAKTLQTFIDENLWDEARIFIGKTEFKSGTKAPQLNGKLISEKKLKEDQFKFYIND; encoded by the coding sequence GTGCAAAAACACGAGCATTACATAAAACGCTGCTTACAAATTGCCAAAAACGGATTAGGAACCACAAGACCAAATCCCATGGTAGGAGCTGTTATTGTGCATAACGACAGTATTATTGGAGAAGGTTTTACCAGCGCTTATGGAGGGCCACATGCTGAAGTTAATGCAGTAAATTCTGTTAAAAACAAATCCATGCTAAAAGACAGCACAATGTATGTGCTTTTAGAGCCCTGCAGCCATTTCGGAAAAACACCTCCTTGTAGCGACCTCATTATACATCACAACATCCCAAATGTGGTAATTGGTTGCATAGATGATAATCTTGAAGTTGCAGGCAAAGGCATTGCCAAATTAAAGGCTCATGGTTGCAATGTTATTGTTGGTGTTTTAGAAGCAGAGTGCAAAGCGCATTTAAAGCGTTTTTTTGCCTATCACAATAAAAAACGACCATATATAATTTTGAAATGGGCCGAAACCGAAGATGGTTTTATGGCACCAGAAACTAAGGATGAACAAAAACCAGTTTGGATTACAAACACTTATTCAAGACAATTGGTACACAAATGGCGCGCTGAAGAACAAGCCATTTTAGTAGGAACAAATACAGTTATGGAAGACAACCCAAGTCTTACCGTTAGAGATTATGCTGGTGAAAATCCTATTAGAATCGTTATAGACAAGACTAATAAACTTGATGAGAGTTATAAAATTTTTGACTCCTCAGCTAAAACCATCAGACTCACTAAAACTGAGCTTAATTTTGATAAACCTTTGGCTTTACAGATTTGCAATTACCTACACCAACATAATATAAACTCTGTGATTATTGAAGGTGGTGCTAAAACACTTCAAACCTTTATTGATGAAAATTTATGGGACGAAGCTCGGATTTTTATTGGTAAAACGGAATTTAAATCAGGTACCAAAGCACCACAACTAAACGGTAAGTTGATTTCAGAGAAAAAATTAAAAGAAGATCAATTTAAATTCTACATTAATGATTGA
- a CDS encoding TIGR00730 family Rossman fold protein, whose product MKSISVFCGSSDGNDNEIITTAYALGNEFAQKNITLVYGAAKIGIMGKVAEGVIKNGGKTVGIIPSFLKTKEIVHTELTELITTDNMHDRKVIMYEKSDGFIIIPGGFGTMDEFFEITTWGQLGLHTKPIGILNINGYYDALIEQCKVMVERGFLKQENLDAVVIDTTIEGLLDKMNNYKPLPAPKWLNKEGL is encoded by the coding sequence ATGAAAAGTATATCAGTTTTTTGCGGAAGTAGCGACGGAAATGACAACGAAATTATTACAACAGCCTATGCTTTGGGTAACGAATTTGCTCAAAAAAATATAACACTTGTTTATGGTGCAGCAAAGATTGGTATTATGGGAAAGGTGGCAGAAGGCGTTATAAAAAACGGAGGTAAAACAGTTGGTATTATCCCATCATTTCTTAAAACCAAAGAAATTGTTCATACAGAATTAACGGAATTGATTACCACAGACAACATGCATGATAGAAAAGTTATTATGTATGAAAAAAGTGATGGCTTCATTATTATTCCTGGTGGGTTTGGTACAATGGACGAGTTTTTTGAAATCACAACTTGGGGACAATTAGGCTTACACACCAAACCTATTGGTATTTTAAATATCAATGGTTATTATGATGCTTTGATAGAACAATGCAAAGTGATGGTGGAACGTGGGTTTTTAAAACAAGAAAATTTAGATGCTGTTGTTATAGATACAACCATTGAAGGACTTTTAGATAAAATGAATAATTACAAACCATTGCCAGCTCCAAAGTGGTTGAATAAAGAAGGATTATAG